TAAGAAACAAATACCTTAACTAACAAGGGTGGatagaaggaaacaaagaagctTCCTACCCCCAACATTTGGACTTACTAAGATTTCTTCAGTATTATAGTGCTAATATATCCCTTAATGGCAGAATGCGGTAATCATGGAATTAATTATTGCTGAAGtagttttcaaatgaaaaaaataaaaaaaaaatgaaacctgaTACAATCTGACCAAACATGTGGCAATTTTCAATTTCAAGGTTATTTTACAAAATGCCTACATTTACACAATAGGCTCCTGGCAGCATTTTCAGACAAAAGTTCTTTTAATTTATCCTGACATGCTATAAGTGAATAAATTACactatttaaagaattaaaaggaaaatgagttTTCCTTTATCTTgcgtcagagaaaaaaaaagaaggtgcaAAGAGATTGAGAGGaagcgcatacacacacacataattcaGAGAAACAGATGGGGGTTAGGGAGGGTCAATGATCACAGAACCTCACACAGTGTGCTCTCCAAGGGTAAAAGTCAACTGTTTATAGCCATTTCACAAGTATTTTAAACAACAATGTTTTATAGTCAAACCCTTCAATGCTTGCATTCTTTTTTGAAATCAGCCCAGCTATTAGTCAGTGGAAGAAGTAACAATACCAAGTTCTGACAGTTGCAGTACTAGATACTGTACCACAAgtcattagaaaaagaaaaatgaaagaatacatttctcttcatacaaaacaattattttagaataaaaacattgaaaaaagttatgtcatgaaataaaatttacttgCAAAGGAATATCATGTAACAAATGACTTTAAGTTGACTATCAAAAAATTGGGGAGATTTTTATTTCCTAGTGAATCAGCAAGgcattttttggttgttgtttaaAAAAGTATCATTTTCTTACAGAAACGGTTTTAAGTGAACTTGTAAAACATAAAAGCtcccatttcaaaatatgaacaaaatcCCAGATCACATAGGTGTTTACAGTGATTACATTTATCTAAACAATGCACATACATGTTCAGTTGTAAGATGTTAACTAAATTTCTGTGACAAATAtggttgttgttgtcgtttttaTAATACCGAAAACATGATAAAGTTAGTGTGGAATTCTAAAGATTATCTGGTAGTTACTAAGattttcttatgtctttgcagGTAAGCAGGCAGTATCTTTCCTATTCTCAAAACTGGAATTTTTGTTTGCTACCAGATCAGCTGGCTTGCAAACAAGAAGCCAACCATTTTAAGAATGCTTTTTGTGTGAACAATTTGCAGACCCCAGGGATGGAGAAACCCTAAAAATGCTCAATGGTAAGCATTTACAACCTTCACAGCTGTGGCTGAAGACTGTTCTTCTGAAATGAGATATCAAAGCAGTCTAGttcaaaataaaaggttttaacaaaaaaattggcATATGGACAATGTCTCCACCAATTCGTGTGTGTCAACCATTTAGTTAATTTTTCTACTTGAATAAATGCAATAGAAAACCAGACACCATGTTTCACTACCTCAGTTAATATTCACAATTACAGCGGCTACACACCTTGGGATACAGCATCACCCACGCTCCCCAGAGTCAGTTTATattgaaataaagttttttaCACCAAGTAAATGGTTGTCCACAGCCACTAGCTAGTGTGCATATGAACTACAATTTCTAGATGTGGGGAGAAACAAATGCTGCTCGAATCATCTGCTCTGCTTCTTCTGTTCCTCATTCATGCTTAGTTTTCTTTCacattattcttgtttttttcagtttgctTGCCTGTCTGGGTTTGGGCCTGCTGACCCTGCCCACTGGAAGAGGCTGCCTGCTGTGCTGCTTTCTGCTTTAACATCGTCCAATCAAATGTGTAGTCATATTGGTGGTTCAGGGTCCTGAAAAGAATGCGGAATAGCTGCCTCAGATACATGTAATCTGGGACTTCCTCAAAGCGCAGCCCACGACAGTAGTTCAAGTACATGGCGAATTCTGCAGGAAACCCCTTACATAAAACTTCAACAGGGGTGGACATCTTCTTCTcactaattttttcatatttttgtttttttgttatagCCTTTAGTCCTTGCCACGGCAGGCTGGTTctattaaaatacatgaaaacgtAGCCTAAGGATTCCATGTCATCTCGGCGGCTCTGCTCAATACCAAGATGTGCATTGATGCTGGCATATCGGACAGTGCCAATGAGGTGTTTATCTTCTCTGTACGGTATGTGTTGCCTGGTCCTGTTGTCTCTGTACTTTTTGGCCAAACCAAAATCAATAAGGAACAACTTGTTACAGTGGCGCCCAGTACCCATCAGGAAGTTATCTGGTTTAATGTCTCGGTGTAGAAAATTCTTTGTATGCACGTATTCAATTCTGCTGATCATCTGGTCGGCTAACATAAGTACAGTTTTCATGGTGAACCTTCTTGAACAGAAATTAAAGAGGTCTTCGAGGCTGGGTCCCAGAAGGTCCATGACTAGCACATTGCTGTCTTTTTCCTGACCATACCAGTGCATGTGGGGGATGCCAACCCCACCTTGAAGAATCGTGTAGAGTTTGCTCTCATATAACAACTGGGGGTGCTTGGCCTTCTGAGATTCCAGCTTCACTGCTACTTCCTCGCCGTTGGTGGTGGTGATCCCCAGATAAACGTCTCCGAAGGAGCCAGACCCGATCTTCCGCACCAGTTTGTATTTCCCTCCCACAACG
This genomic window from Macaca fascicularis isolate 582-1 chromosome 17, T2T-MFA8v1.1 contains:
- the CSNK1A1L gene encoding casein kinase I; amino-acid sequence: MANNSGSKAELVVGGKYKLVRKIGSGSFGDVYLGITTTNGEEVAVKLESQKAKHPQLLYESKLYTILQGGVGIPHMHWYGQEKDSNVLVMDLLGPSLEDLFNFCSRRFTMKTVLMLADQMISRIEYVHTKNFLHRDIKPDNFLMGTGRHCNKLFLIDFGLAKKYRDNRTRQHIPYREDKHLIGTVRYASINAHLGIEQSRRDDMESLGYVFMYFNRTSLPWQGLKAITKKQKYEKISEKKMSTPVEVLCKGFPAEFAMYLNYCRGLRFEEVPDYMYLRQLFRILFRTLNHQYDYTFDWTMLKQKAAQQAASSSGQGQQAQTQTGKQTEKNKNNVKEN